The following proteins come from a genomic window of Nycticebus coucang isolate mNycCou1 chromosome 11, mNycCou1.pri, whole genome shotgun sequence:
- the MIOS gene encoding GATOR complex protein MIOS → MSGTKPDILWAPHQVDRFVVCDSELSLYHVESTVNSELKAGSLRLSEDSAATLLSINSDTPYMKCVAWYLNYDPECLLAVGQANGRVVLTSLGQDHNSKFKDLIGKEFVPKHARQCNTLAWNPLDSNWLAAGLDKHRADFSVLIWDICSKYTPDIVPMEKVRLSAGETETTLLVTKPLYELGQNDACLSLCWLPRDQKLLLAGMHRNLAIFDLRNTSQKMFVNTKAVQGVTVDPYFHDRVASFYEGQVAIWDLRKFEKPVLTLTEQPKPLTKVAWCPTRTGLLATLTRDSNIIRLYDMQHTPTPIGDETEPTIIERSVQPCDNYIASFAWHPTSQNRMIVVTPNRTMSDFTVFERISLAWSPITSLMWACGRHLYECAEEESDNSLEKDIATKMRLRALSRYGLDTEQVWRNHILAGNDDPQLKSLWYTLHFMKQYTEDMDQKSPGNKGSLVYAGIKSIVKSSLGMVESSRHNWSGLDKQTDIQNLNEERILALQLCGWIKKGTDVDVGPFLNSLVQEGEWERAAAVALFNLDIRRAIQILNEGASSEKGDLNLNVVAMALSGYTDEKNSLWREMCSTLRLQLNNPYLCVMFAFLTSETGSYDGVLYENKVAVRDRVAFACKFLSDAQLNRYIEKLTNEMKEAGNLEGILLTGLTKDGVDLMESYVDRTGDVQTASYCMLQGSPLDVLKDERVQYWIENYRNLLDAWRFWHKRAEFDIHRSKLDPSSKPLAQVFVSCNFCGKSISYSCSAVPHQGRGFSQYGVSGSPTKSKVTSCPGCRKPLPRCALCLINMGTPVSSCPGGSKSDEKVDLSKDKKLAQFNNWFTWCHNCRHGGHAGHMLSWFRDHAECPVSACTCKCMQLDTTGNLVPAETVQP, encoded by the exons ATGAGTGGAACCAAACCTGATATTTTGTGGGCACCCCACCAGGTCGATAGATTTGTTGTATGTGATTCAGAACTAAGTCTTTATCATGTGGAATCTACTGTGAATTCGGAACTCAAAGCTGGATCTTTACGTTTATCTGAAGACTCTGCAGCGACATTACTGTCAATAAATTCAGACACACCGTATATGAAATGTGTTGCCTGGTATCTCAATTATGATCCTGAATGTCTCCTAGCAGTTGGACAAGCAAATGGTCGAGTTGTACTTACAAGTCTTGGTCAGGATCATAACTCAAAATTCAAAGATTTGATAGGAAAAGAATTTGTTCCAAAACATGCACGACAGTGCAATACCCTCGCATGGAATCCTCTGGATAGTAACTGGCTTGCTGCTGGTCTAGATAAACACAGAGCTGACTTTTCAGTGCTGATATGGGATATATGCAGCAAATATACTCCTGATATAGTTCCCATGGAAAAAGTAAGACTTTCAGCAGGTGAAACTGAAACAACATTGTTAGTAACAAAACCACTTTATGAATTAGGACAAAATGAtgcttgtctctctctctgttggcTTCCACGAGACCAGAAGCTTCTCCTTGCTGGTATGCATCGTAACCTCGCCATATTTGATCTTCGGAATACAAGCCAAAAGATGTTTGTAAATACAAAAGCTGTTCAAGGGGTAACAGTAGACCCGTACTTCCATGATCGTGTAGCTTCCTTCTATGAAGGTCAGGTTGCAATATGGGATCTTAGAAAATTTGAGAAGCCAGTTTTGACATTGACTGAACAGCCAAAGCCTTTAACTAAAGTAGCATGGTGTCCAACGAGGACTGGTCTACTTGCCACTTTAACACGGGATAGTAATATTATTAGATTGTATGATATGCAGCATACACCCACTCCCATTGGAGATGAAACTGAACCCACGATAATTGAAAGAAGTGTGCAACCTTGTGACAATTACATTGCTTCCTTCGCATGGCATCCAACAAGTCAAAATCGAATGATAGTAGTAACTCCTAACCGAACAATGTCTGACTTTACTGTTTTTGAAAGAATATCTCTTGCCTGGAGCCCAATTACATCTTTAATGTGGGCTTGTGGTCGTCACTTGTATGAATGTGCAGAAGAAGAAAGTGATAATTCTTTAGAAAAAGATATAGCAACAAAGATGCGCCTTCGGGCTTTGTCGAGGTATGGACTTGATACAGAACAGGTATGGAGAAACCACATTTTAGCTGGAAATGATGATCCACAGCTCAAGTCACTCTGGTATACTCTGCACT TTATGAAGCAGTACACAGAAGATATGGATCAGAAATCTCCAGGCAACAAAGGATCATTGGTTTATGCAGGAATTAAATCAATTGTAAAGTCATCTTTGG gaatGGTGGAAAGCAGCAGACATAATTGGAGTGGGTTGGATAAGCAAACTGATATTCAGAATTTAAATGAAGAGAGAATCTTAGCTTTACAACTTTGTGGGTGGATAAAGAAAGGAACGGATGTAGATGTGGGGCCATTTTTGAACTCCCTGGTACAAGAAGGGGAGTGGGAGAGAGCTGCTGCAGTGGCATTGTTCAACTTGGATATTCGACGAGCAATCCAAATCCTGAATGAAGGGGCATCTTCCGAAAAAG GAGATCTGAATCTCAATGTGGTAGCAATGGCTTTATCTGGTTATACGGATGAGAAGAACTCCCTTTGGAGAGAAATGTGCAGCACTCTACGATTACAACTAAACAACCCATATCTGTGTGTCATgtttgcatttctgacaagtgAAACAGGATCTTATGATGGAGTTTTG taTGAAAACAAAGTTGCAGTACGTGACAGAGTGGCATTTGCTTGTAAATTCCTTAGTGATGCTCAG TTAAATAGGTACATCGAAAAATTGACCAATGAAATGAAAGAAGCTGGAAATTTGGAAGGAATTTTGCTTACAGGACTTACTAAAGATGGAGTGGACTTAATGGAGAGTTATGTTGATAGAACTGGAGATGTCCAAACAGCAAGTTACTGCATGTTACAG GGTTCACCTTTAGATGTTCTTAAGGATGAAAGAGTTCAGTACTGGATTGAGAACTATAGAAATTTATTAGATGCCTGGAGGTTTTGGCATAAACGAGCTGAATTTGATATTCATAGGAGTAAGTTGGATCCCAGTTCCAAGCCTTTAGCACAG gtgTTTGTGAGTTGCAATTTCTGTGGCAAGTCAATCTCCTACAGCTGTTCAGCTGTGCCTCATCAGGGCAGAGGTTTTAGTCAGTATGGAGTGAGTGGCTCGCCAACGAAATCTAAAGTCACAAGTTGTCCTGGCTGTCGAAAACCCCTTCCTCGTTGTGCACTTTGCCTCATTAATATGGGGACACCTGTTTCTAGCTGTCCTG GAGGATCCAAATCAGACGAAAAAGTGGATTTGAGCAAAGACAAAAAGCTAGCTCAATTTAACAACTGGTTTACATGGTGTCACAATTGCAGGCACGGTGGGCATGCTGGACACATGCTTAGTTGGTTCAG GGACCATGCAGAATGCCCTGTGTCTGCATGCACGTGTAAATGTATGCAGTTGGATACAACAGGGAATCTAGTACCTGCAGAAACTGTCCAGCCATAA